The Novosphingobium kaempferiae genome includes a window with the following:
- the pip gene encoding prolyl aminopeptidase has protein sequence MTDLSRLQSASTVTDEWSYPQAEANRSGLLQVDEAPDHKLYWEEYGNPDGEPVMFLHGGPGGACAPVMARFFDPARYRVILFDQRGCGKSVPTVAAAGPEVALVRNTTDHLVNDIEALRGALGIEGPMHVFGGSWGSTLALVYAIRHPAHVASLILRGIFLGAPEDLHYMYQGNAASFAESPYGLAAPGSYVTYPDEWKAFVEVIPASDRGDMMAAYKAIFDMQATTQEQRDLQLRAAIAWSVWEGTISNMIPKDDDPGKFGEPDFALSFAQLEAHYFANALFLEPDYIVRNIGKVAAIPMHIVHGRFDQICPLTQASRLVDALAAAGATPATYVKTNAGHSAMEAQTAIALTAIMDALPPIG, from the coding sequence ATGACCGATCTCTCCCGCCTCCAGTCCGCCAGCACCGTGACCGACGAATGGTCCTATCCGCAGGCGGAGGCCAACCGGAGCGGGCTGCTGCAGGTCGATGAGGCGCCGGACCACAAGCTCTACTGGGAGGAATACGGCAACCCGGACGGCGAGCCGGTGATGTTCCTCCACGGCGGCCCCGGCGGGGCCTGCGCGCCCGTGATGGCGCGCTTCTTCGATCCCGCGCGCTACCGCGTGATCCTGTTCGACCAGCGCGGCTGCGGCAAGAGCGTGCCCACCGTGGCGGCCGCCGGGCCGGAAGTCGCTCTGGTGCGCAACACGACCGATCATCTGGTGAACGACATCGAGGCACTGCGCGGCGCGCTCGGCATCGAGGGGCCGATGCACGTCTTCGGCGGCAGCTGGGGCAGCACGCTGGCGCTCGTCTACGCGATCCGGCACCCCGCCCACGTCGCCTCGCTGATCCTGCGCGGCATCTTCCTCGGCGCGCCCGAAGACCTCCACTACATGTACCAGGGCAACGCGGCGAGCTTTGCCGAAAGCCCGTATGGCCTCGCCGCGCCGGGCAGCTACGTGACGTATCCGGATGAGTGGAAAGCCTTCGTCGAGGTCATCCCGGCATCGGACCGGGGCGACATGATGGCGGCCTACAAGGCGATCTTCGACATGCAGGCGACCACGCAGGAGCAGCGCGACCTGCAGCTGCGCGCCGCCATCGCGTGGTCGGTGTGGGAAGGCACGATCTCCAACATGATCCCCAAGGACGACGATCCCGGCAAGTTCGGCGAGCCCGACTTCGCCCTGTCGTTCGCGCAGCTCGAGGCGCACTACTTCGCCAACGCGCTGTTCCTCGAACCCGACTACATCGTGCGCAACATCGGCAAGGTCGCGGCGATCCCGATGCACATCGTCCATGGCCGGTTCGACCAAATCTGCCCGCTGACGCAGGCCTCGCGCCTCGTGGACGCCCTCGCCGCCGCCGGAGCGACGCCCGCGACGTATGTGAAGACGAATGCCGGACACAGCGCGATGGAGGCGCAGACGGCCATCGCCCTGACCGCGATCATGGACGCCCTGCCGCCGATCGGCTGA
- a CDS encoding AraC family transcriptional regulator has product MTTTSTPLIAQAKAIFPNLHIEAEERSGRSIAFRGLDRFTLTRLQVPASNVDARGRRSRRDGLEPRLKLIWQLSGTMRYEDQDRRLELRAGNMLVSALDNDYRLEMGEGHEALMATFDPQAHPEWADLAGQGLCAVTPGNAATAAAAAGARMLLSKGATDASAELALKAMIDLSLRGVRFAPPAHPATPPLIARARLNVLRNIADPDYGPERLARDMGMSRRSLYERLAGHDTTPARLIRRVRLHNARRDLAGAGGPTILEIALANGFPDGASFSRHFKAEFGATPSDMRRFAPHQCT; this is encoded by the coding sequence ATGACGACAACCAGCACGCCCCTGATCGCGCAGGCGAAGGCGATCTTTCCCAACCTCCATATCGAGGCGGAAGAGCGCAGCGGTCGCTCCATCGCCTTCCGCGGGCTCGACCGCTTCACGCTCACCCGGTTGCAGGTGCCTGCCAGCAATGTCGACGCACGCGGGCGGCGGTCGCGCCGGGACGGGCTGGAGCCGCGCCTCAAGCTGATCTGGCAGCTCTCCGGCACGATGCGCTACGAGGATCAGGACCGCAGGCTGGAACTGCGCGCGGGCAACATGCTCGTCTCCGCCCTCGACAACGACTATCGGCTGGAGATGGGCGAGGGGCACGAAGCGCTGATGGCGACGTTCGACCCGCAGGCCCACCCCGAATGGGCCGACCTTGCCGGGCAGGGTCTCTGCGCCGTCACCCCCGGCAATGCGGCCACCGCAGCGGCGGCGGCAGGCGCGCGAATGCTGCTGTCGAAGGGCGCGACCGACGCCTCCGCCGAACTGGCGCTGAAGGCAATGATCGACCTCTCGCTGCGCGGCGTCCGCTTCGCGCCGCCCGCCCATCCCGCAACGCCGCCGCTGATCGCGAGGGCGCGGCTCAACGTGCTGCGCAACATCGCCGATCCCGACTACGGCCCCGAACGCCTCGCCCGCGACATGGGCATGTCGCGCCGGTCGCTCTACGAGCGGCTGGCCGGGCACGACACCACCCCGGCCCGGCTCATCCGGCGAGTGCGGCTCCACAATGCCCGGCGCGATCTTGCCGGAGCGGGCGGACCGACGATACTGGAGATCGCGCTGGCCAACGGCTTCCCGGACGGGGCCAGTTTCAGCCGCCACTTCAAGGCGGAATTCGGCGCGACGCCCAGCGACATGCGCCGCTTCGCGCCGCATCAATGCACCTGA
- a CDS encoding proline iminopeptidase-family hydrolase, which produces MDIVTPSPHRLDRREFVSVGALAALLAAAPARAAAAPSGAAAQDGVRWITLDNGHKVWTQRVGSGKTKVLLLHGGPGFSHDYLQCFADYLPQAGYELYFYDQLGCGLSDRPEDTSLWTLPRYLDELEQVRTALGLETFVLYGHSWGGILGTEYALRHPERLSGLVISNMSASIADYVSYIAKLRSSLPEAARKELDRLEAAGQSESEAYTAIVERELYPRYILRLDPHPEPVLKAFTAVNPVIYRQMAGPNEFVFSGNLEGWDRWADLPRIQTPTLVMGARYDEMDPASMKRQAEMLPHGSLFISEKGSHLSMWDDQRAYFQALLKFLGTIRA; this is translated from the coding sequence ATGGATATCGTGACCCCATCCCCCCATCGACTCGACCGCCGGGAATTCGTGAGCGTCGGCGCGCTGGCCGCCCTGCTGGCGGCCGCTCCGGCGCGCGCAGCGGCAGCACCTTCGGGCGCTGCGGCGCAGGACGGCGTGCGCTGGATCACGCTCGACAATGGCCACAAGGTCTGGACGCAGCGCGTGGGCAGCGGCAAGACCAAGGTGCTGCTGCTCCATGGCGGTCCCGGCTTCTCGCACGATTACCTGCAGTGCTTCGCCGACTATCTGCCTCAGGCGGGCTACGAGCTGTACTTCTACGACCAGCTCGGCTGCGGCCTGTCGGACCGTCCCGAGGACACGAGCCTGTGGACGCTGCCGCGTTATCTCGACGAGTTGGAGCAGGTTCGCACCGCTCTCGGCCTAGAGACGTTCGTCCTCTACGGCCACAGCTGGGGCGGCATCCTCGGCACCGAATACGCGCTGCGGCATCCCGAGCGCCTGTCGGGCCTCGTCATCTCGAACATGTCGGCCAGCATCGCCGACTACGTGAGCTACATCGCCAAGCTGCGCTCCTCGCTGCCCGAGGCGGCACGCAAGGAGCTGGACCGGCTGGAGGCCGCAGGCCAGTCCGAGAGCGAGGCCTACACCGCCATCGTCGAGCGCGAACTGTACCCGCGCTACATCCTGCGCCTCGATCCCCATCCCGAGCCCGTCCTGAAGGCATTCACCGCCGTCAATCCGGTGATCTACAGGCAGATGGCCGGGCCGAACGAGTTCGTCTTCTCCGGCAATCTCGAAGGCTGGGACCGCTGGGCCGACCTTCCCCGCATCCAGACCCCGACGCTGGTCATGGGCGCTCGCTATGACGAGATGGACCCCGCCAGCATGAAGCGGCAGGCCGAAATGCTCCCGCACGGCAGCCTCTTCATCAGCGAGAAGGGCAGTCACCTGTCGATGTGGGACGACCAGCGCGCGTATTTTCAGGCCCTGCTCAAGTTCCTCGGGACGATCAGGGCCTGA
- a CDS encoding ATP-binding protein, translating into MIDRQTREYRFGDFVFVPHRQLLLRKGVPVVAGSRALAMLELLVSRAGEVVSKEALRSHVWPNTYLHESNLKVTISALRRLLPHATADLPYIVTVPGRGYRFVAPVQVAVEQAVAPAEQLPGSPIASTPLAGLPITSAIVGRDEEIAGLEARLAAEGWVTIVGPAGVGKTTVAVGVAERLEERLGDGACFVDLASLTDPQLVGAAVATALGVHSDAADLLAQIVDILRGRSMVLVLDNCEHVRNAVATLAEHLRTVMPCVLIFATSREPMGSKSESVFRLGPLQTPYAGRELTAREAMTYPAVELFVTLAEQAWDYVFSDDDAPVVAAICRRLDGIALAIVLAAGRLSTSSPVVLLGLLNESFDALSLEASNGNPRHQTLLATLDWSYRLLSRDEAQLLRLLSVFTGAFSMEDIIGVADDRHVRVAEIAAGTESLVAKSLVSVTYLDGALRYRLLDATRSFAAAQLATSGEHRSAQQRLADYLLVVFERAEAEWAWRARSEWTAAYGRRANDLRKAIEWAFGDDGDAPLGVRLTAAAIPLWDELSTIAESVERAGRALRAIDGTEPGDPEVKMKLMASYASGLNFSEHLGREVDAAWQEGYLLALGLGSTDYQLRTLWGHAVLQSFSGRHGHALATLERFRVLAERENDVTAMPDGTRLTLMTRFYLGEVEEAATGLTALARSQVPALEQARVARFQVDRLVGIRVGLALAVWMRGDHRQAQGIMQSALDRAAELDHRVSQSNALAQIGVPLALLLGNIEQARRNGALLARNLSLHETAIWSPVSRFLDGAIAAAEGDPQSVDTMRAAIDALIRNNFVIRVPMYLAMLAEAALAHDRLDEARSSIAAAHERSDIQAERWCLPEILRVKGLVHRHEGDMEGARQTLWQAVEAAAAIGALTFELRAAMDLAELLDDAGERTEAARLLSMIHARFDPSLCSRDVVRSGEILERLRGG; encoded by the coding sequence ATGATCGACAGGCAGACCCGGGAGTACAGGTTCGGAGATTTCGTCTTCGTTCCGCATCGCCAGCTCCTCCTGCGCAAGGGGGTGCCGGTCGTCGCGGGGTCCCGGGCGCTGGCCATGCTCGAACTGCTGGTGTCGCGCGCGGGCGAGGTGGTGAGCAAGGAAGCGCTGCGCAGCCACGTCTGGCCCAACACCTACCTCCATGAAAGCAACCTCAAGGTCACGATATCGGCGCTGCGCCGCCTCCTGCCGCACGCTACGGCGGACCTGCCCTACATCGTCACGGTGCCGGGGCGCGGCTATCGCTTCGTGGCTCCGGTGCAGGTGGCGGTGGAGCAGGCGGTCGCTCCGGCCGAGCAGCTTCCCGGCTCGCCCATCGCATCGACACCGCTGGCGGGCCTTCCGATCACGTCAGCTATCGTCGGACGCGACGAGGAGATCGCCGGGCTGGAGGCAAGGCTGGCGGCCGAAGGGTGGGTCACCATCGTCGGACCGGCAGGCGTAGGCAAGACCACCGTGGCCGTTGGCGTCGCGGAGCGGCTGGAGGAGCGGCTGGGCGACGGGGCCTGCTTCGTCGACCTCGCATCGCTGACGGACCCGCAGCTGGTGGGCGCGGCGGTGGCGACGGCGCTGGGCGTGCATAGCGACGCGGCCGACCTGCTGGCGCAGATCGTCGATATCCTGCGCGGGCGATCGATGGTTCTGGTGCTCGACAACTGCGAGCACGTTCGCAATGCCGTAGCAACCCTGGCCGAGCACCTGCGAACCGTGATGCCCTGCGTCCTGATCTTCGCGACGAGCCGTGAGCCGATGGGCTCGAAGTCGGAGTCGGTGTTCCGGCTTGGCCCGCTCCAGACCCCTTATGCCGGGCGCGAGCTGACTGCGCGGGAGGCGATGACTTATCCAGCCGTGGAACTTTTCGTGACGCTGGCGGAGCAGGCCTGGGATTATGTTTTCAGCGACGACGACGCGCCAGTCGTCGCCGCCATCTGCCGACGGCTGGACGGGATCGCGCTCGCCATCGTTCTGGCAGCGGGTCGCCTTTCGACATCGAGCCCCGTCGTCCTGCTGGGCCTGTTGAATGAAAGTTTCGATGCGCTGAGCCTCGAAGCATCCAACGGCAACCCGCGTCACCAGACCCTGCTCGCCACGCTCGACTGGAGCTATCGCCTGTTGTCCAGGGACGAGGCTCAACTGTTGCGCCTGCTGTCGGTATTCACCGGGGCCTTCTCGATGGAGGACATCATCGGCGTCGCCGATGACCGGCACGTGCGGGTTGCCGAAATCGCGGCGGGCACGGAGAGCCTCGTCGCCAAGTCGCTGGTTTCGGTGACCTACCTCGATGGCGCGCTGCGCTATCGCCTGCTCGACGCCACACGCTCGTTCGCGGCGGCGCAACTGGCGACCAGCGGGGAGCACCGCAGTGCCCAGCAACGTCTCGCCGATTACCTGCTCGTGGTGTTCGAGCGGGCGGAAGCGGAATGGGCGTGGCGGGCCCGGAGCGAATGGACCGCCGCTTACGGCCGCCGGGCCAATGATCTGCGCAAGGCGATCGAATGGGCTTTCGGCGACGACGGCGATGCACCGCTTGGCGTACGGCTGACTGCGGCGGCCATCCCGCTGTGGGATGAGCTTTCCACGATCGCCGAAAGCGTGGAGCGGGCCGGGAGAGCGCTGCGGGCCATCGACGGAACCGAGCCGGGCGACCCGGAAGTGAAGATGAAGCTGATGGCCAGCTATGCATCCGGCCTCAATTTCTCCGAGCACCTCGGCAGGGAAGTCGATGCAGCGTGGCAGGAGGGCTACCTTCTTGCCCTCGGTCTCGGCAGCACCGACTACCAGTTGCGGACCTTGTGGGGCCATGCGGTCCTGCAGAGCTTTTCCGGTCGCCACGGGCATGCGCTCGCCACGCTGGAGCGGTTCCGGGTGCTGGCCGAACGCGAGAACGACGTGACGGCCATGCCCGACGGCACGCGGCTGACCCTGATGACGCGGTTCTATCTCGGCGAGGTCGAGGAGGCGGCGACCGGGCTTACCGCACTGGCGCGCAGCCAGGTTCCTGCGCTGGAGCAGGCGCGCGTGGCACGTTTTCAGGTGGACCGGCTGGTCGGCATCCGGGTGGGACTGGCGCTCGCCGTGTGGATGCGCGGCGATCACCGGCAGGCGCAGGGGATCATGCAGTCCGCGCTCGACCGCGCCGCGGAACTCGATCACCGCGTATCCCAGTCGAACGCGCTGGCGCAGATCGGCGTGCCGCTGGCGCTGCTGCTCGGCAACATCGAACAGGCGCGGCGGAACGGCGCCCTGCTGGCGCGCAATCTCAGCCTGCATGAAACCGCGATCTGGTCGCCGGTGAGCCGCTTCCTCGACGGCGCGATCGCCGCTGCGGAGGGCGATCCGCAATCGGTCGACACGATGCGCGCGGCTATCGATGCACTGATCCGCAACAATTTCGTGATCCGCGTACCGATGTACCTTGCCATGCTGGCGGAAGCGGCACTGGCACACGACCGGCTCGATGAGGCAAGGAGCAGCATCGCCGCTGCACATGAACGGTCGGATATCCAGGCGGAGCGCTGGTGCCTTCCCGAAATCCTGCGCGTGAAAGGGCTGGTGCATCGGCACGAGGGCGACATGGAGGGGGCCCGGCAGACTTTGTGGCAGGCCGTGGAGGCCGCCGCGGCGATCGGCGCGCTCACTTTCGAACTGCGCGCGGCCATGGACCTTGCCGAGCTGCTGGACGACGCGGGCGAAAGGACGGAAGCGGCGCGGCTTCTCTCGATGATCCATGCGCGGTTCGATCCGAGTCTGTGCAGCCGGGATGTCGTGCGTTCGGGCGAAATCCTTGAACGCCTGCGCGGCGGATAG
- a CDS encoding cupin domain-containing protein, whose amino-acid sequence MSKIACRSTPILLAAAVLPAAVHAAPSTVRVEPVSRTAVTTSGDPIRIPEGTDRMVTSKYTIAPGASLPVHKHPGPRYGYVLSGSIVVTNVETHRETTFHAGDMIVEDVGRWHEARNDGKEPVVLLVMDFLGSDGGNVVLRDGK is encoded by the coding sequence ATGTCGAAGATTGCCTGCCGAAGCACGCCGATCCTGCTCGCCGCCGCCGTCCTGCCCGCCGCCGTTCACGCTGCCCCCTCAACCGTGCGAGTCGAGCCGGTGTCGCGCACCGCAGTGACGACATCAGGCGATCCGATCCGGATTCCCGAGGGCACCGACCGTATGGTGACGTCGAAGTACACCATCGCGCCCGGCGCCTCGCTCCCCGTCCACAAGCATCCCGGCCCGCGCTACGGCTATGTCCTGTCGGGCAGCATCGTCGTCACCAACGTCGAGACGCACCGCGAGACGACGTTCCATGCGGGCGACATGATCGTGGAGGATGTTGGCCGCTGGCACGAGGCGCGCAACGACGGGAAGGAGCCGGTCGTACTCCTCGTCATGGACTTTCTCGGATCGGACGGCGGCAACGTCGTCCTGCGCGACGGAAAGTAG
- a CDS encoding aldo/keto reductase, whose amino-acid sequence MALKDILPSKLGFGAAPLGNMFRDIPEEEARATVEAAWHDGIRYFDNAPFYGAGLAEIRLGDALVGKPRDEYVISTKVGRVILDEVEDVSARDLGEKGDVFKHGRPNRIVNDYSEDATLRSIEDSLKRLKTDRIEIAWVHDVAQDFYGDEWVGIFESARKGAFKALDRLRDEGVVKAWGLGVNRVEPIELLLELEGPKPDGFLLAGRYTLLDHDRALQRVMPMVAERGLGIVVGGPYSSGALVGGPNFEYAPATPEILARVASIKALADRYGISMKAAGLQFALANPAVAAVIPGASRPGRIAEDTAALNEAVPVDFWRELRAAGVVNPAAPVPGGA is encoded by the coding sequence ATGGCACTCAAGGATATCCTGCCGAGCAAGCTCGGCTTCGGCGCCGCGCCGCTCGGCAACATGTTCCGCGACATTCCCGAGGAGGAAGCCCGCGCGACCGTGGAAGCCGCATGGCACGACGGCATCCGCTACTTCGACAACGCGCCGTTCTACGGCGCGGGTCTGGCCGAAATCCGGCTGGGTGACGCGCTCGTCGGCAAGCCGCGCGACGAATACGTCATCAGCACCAAGGTCGGCCGCGTGATCCTCGACGAAGTGGAGGACGTCAGCGCCCGCGACCTCGGCGAGAAGGGCGACGTGTTCAAGCATGGCCGTCCCAACCGCATCGTCAACGACTACTCGGAAGACGCCACGCTGCGTTCGATCGAGGACAGCCTCAAGCGCCTCAAGACCGACCGCATCGAGATCGCCTGGGTCCACGACGTCGCGCAGGACTTCTACGGCGACGAATGGGTCGGCATCTTCGAAAGCGCGCGCAAGGGAGCCTTCAAGGCGCTCGACCGCCTGCGGGACGAAGGCGTCGTCAAGGCCTGGGGCCTCGGCGTGAACCGCGTCGAGCCGATCGAACTGCTGCTCGAACTGGAAGGGCCCAAGCCCGACGGCTTCCTGCTGGCGGGCCGCTACACCCTGCTCGACCACGATCGTGCGTTGCAGCGGGTGATGCCGATGGTCGCCGAACGTGGCCTCGGGATCGTCGTCGGCGGTCCGTACAGCTCGGGCGCGCTGGTCGGCGGGCCGAACTTCGAATATGCCCCGGCGACACCGGAAATCCTCGCCAGGGTCGCTTCGATCAAAGCGCTGGCGGACCGTTACGGCATCAGCATGAAGGCGGCGGGCCTCCAGTTCGCGCTGGCCAACCCGGCCGTTGCGGCAGTGATCCCGGGCGCCAGCCGCCCCGGCCGCATTGCGGAGGACACCGCGGCGCTCAACGAAGCGGTGCCGGTGGACTTCTGGCGCGAACTGCGCGCAGCGGGGGTCGTCAACCCGGCGGCTCCGGTCCCCGGCGGCGCGTGA
- a CDS encoding putative quinol monooxygenase, protein MSNNVKVVAILSAREGKADELRALLEDLVAASREEPGNLRYDLWIDQTNPTRFVLDELYVDSAANSTHRATPHFQNYLSQINDLADRTAAALDPLLVV, encoded by the coding sequence ATGTCCAATAACGTGAAGGTCGTTGCCATCCTCTCCGCCCGCGAAGGCAAGGCGGACGAACTGCGCGCGCTGCTCGAAGACCTCGTCGCCGCGAGCCGCGAGGAGCCCGGCAACCTGCGCTACGATCTGTGGATCGACCAGACCAACCCGACGCGTTTCGTGCTGGACGAGCTCTACGTGGACAGCGCAGCCAATTCCACGCACCGTGCGACCCCGCACTTCCAGAACTATCTCTCCCAGATCAATGACCTGGCCGATCGCACCGCCGCGGCGCTGGATCCGCTGCTGGTCGTCTGA
- a CDS encoding DJ-1/PfpI family protein, which yields MTKGKVLVIGSNATRIEVQGGWGATGQYLNETVVPAMAVIEAGYEVVLATPNGTKPHIDEASDAVAHFENDEAAYARAKDFWANDPAMNDVRTLRSVIDGGLDQYAGVFVPGGQAPVVDLMQDADMGEILRHFHERAKPTALLCHGPIAVVAAMPNAPEFRAALIAGDAVKAAELAKGWQYAGYRMTVFSATEEKVVEDYILHAKMHFDMPTALGAAGGEVLTNPVDFEPNVIVDRELITGQNPRSDHPISARFVEALDSQLVSA from the coding sequence ATGACCAAGGGTAAAGTTCTTGTGATCGGTTCCAACGCAACCCGGATCGAAGTCCAGGGCGGCTGGGGCGCTACCGGCCAGTACCTCAACGAGACCGTCGTTCCGGCGATGGCCGTGATCGAGGCGGGCTACGAAGTCGTCCTCGCCACGCCCAACGGCACCAAGCCGCACATCGACGAGGCTTCGGATGCTGTCGCCCACTTCGAGAACGACGAGGCCGCCTACGCCCGCGCCAAGGACTTCTGGGCGAACGACCCCGCCATGAACGACGTGCGCACGCTGCGTTCGGTGATCGACGGCGGCCTCGACCAGTACGCGGGCGTCTTCGTGCCGGGCGGTCAGGCTCCGGTCGTCGACCTGATGCAGGACGCCGACATGGGCGAGATCCTGCGCCACTTCCATGAGCGCGCCAAGCCCACCGCGCTGCTCTGCCACGGCCCGATCGCAGTCGTCGCGGCGATGCCGAACGCCCCCGAATTCCGCGCCGCGCTGATCGCCGGGGACGCCGTGAAGGCGGCCGAACTCGCGAAGGGCTGGCAGTACGCGGGCTACCGGATGACGGTCTTCTCGGCCACCGAGGAGAAGGTCGTGGAGGATTACATCCTGCACGCGAAGATGCACTTCGACATGCCGACCGCCCTTGGCGCGGCGGGCGGCGAGGTGCTGACCAACCCGGTGGACTTCGAACCCAACGTGATCGTGGACCGCGAACTCATCACCGGGCAGAACCCGCGTTCGGACCACCCGATCTCGGCGCGTTTCGTCGAAGCCCTCGATAGCCAGCTCGTTTCGGCATGA
- a CDS encoding LysR family transcriptional regulator, giving the protein MRYDLNLLPIFVALMEERSVTRAAERLGMTQPALSNALSRLRAMLQDQLFIRERYGIQPTPIALELAPVIADALAKLDDAVLGQQDFDPATAERLLTIAPNGYVEFVLVPAIVARLQQVAPGIRLRLTPYGTDLAETGVVSGTTALVLGRITDPPDNLVVQHLMDEGLDCVVRTDHPEVRDTITREQFERLRHVNVMPPGRLRAGLFQALAQQHLRRDVAISVTNFFAVAEMVAVTDYCATLPKLICRRLDLDPRIKVLPAPVDLGTFPIEMAWHVRYRHDPAHRWLRTTIGEIIAEISASAARS; this is encoded by the coding sequence ATGCGTTACGACCTGAACCTGCTGCCGATCTTCGTCGCCCTGATGGAGGAGCGCAGCGTCACCCGTGCGGCGGAGCGGCTGGGCATGACGCAGCCCGCGCTGTCCAACGCCCTCTCCCGCCTGCGCGCGATGCTGCAGGACCAGCTGTTCATCCGCGAACGCTACGGCATCCAGCCGACGCCGATCGCGCTGGAGCTGGCTCCCGTGATCGCCGACGCACTGGCGAAGCTCGACGATGCGGTGCTCGGCCAGCAGGACTTCGATCCCGCCACGGCAGAGCGGCTGCTGACGATCGCGCCCAACGGCTATGTCGAGTTCGTGCTGGTGCCCGCCATCGTCGCGCGGCTCCAGCAGGTCGCGCCGGGCATTCGCCTGCGCCTGACGCCATATGGAACCGATCTGGCGGAGACCGGCGTCGTCTCGGGCACGACCGCGCTGGTGCTGGGCCGCATCACCGATCCGCCGGACAACCTCGTCGTGCAGCACCTGATGGACGAGGGACTCGACTGCGTGGTCCGCACCGACCACCCCGAAGTCCGCGACACGATCACGCGCGAGCAGTTCGAGCGGCTGCGGCACGTCAACGTCATGCCGCCGGGCCGCCTGCGCGCGGGACTGTTCCAGGCCCTTGCCCAGCAGCATCTGCGGCGCGACGTGGCGATCTCGGTCACGAACTTCTTCGCGGTGGCGGAGATGGTGGCGGTGACCGACTACTGCGCCACGCTGCCAAAGCTGATCTGCCGCCGGCTCGACCTCGACCCGCGCATCAAGGTGCTCCCGGCCCCGGTAGACCTCGGAACCTTCCCGATCGAGATGGCGTGGCACGTCCGTTATCGCCACGACCCCGCGCATCGCTGGCTCAGGACGACGATCGGCGAGATCATCGCCGAAATCTCCGCGAGCGCCGCGCGTAGCTAG
- a CDS encoding alpha/beta fold hydrolase produces the protein MSRWKSAMLAAFFAALPIAAQAQAEKPVSVVLVHGAFADASGWKPVYDILTKDGYEVLMVQNSTATLEGDVAATERVIAAAKHPVVLVGHSYGGGVITQAGDNPKVASVVYVAAFAPDAGESIIQLAEQPTPGEPHAPLVGPTDGFLLVDQAKFPDAFAAGADPSLTRFMAAGQVPWGVAAVQFKFTKVAWKVKPTSFMVTTKDFMIPPSQQRTMAKRTGGKVLEIASSHAVMLTHPKEVASFIEAAATAKK, from the coding sequence ATGTCCCGTTGGAAATCTGCAATGCTGGCGGCGTTCTTCGCCGCCCTTCCTATCGCCGCGCAGGCGCAGGCCGAGAAACCGGTTTCGGTCGTTCTCGTCCATGGCGCCTTCGCGGATGCGTCCGGGTGGAAGCCCGTCTATGATATCCTGACCAAGGACGGCTACGAAGTCCTGATGGTCCAGAACTCGACCGCCACGCTGGAGGGCGACGTAGCGGCAACCGAGCGCGTCATCGCCGCGGCCAAGCATCCCGTGGTCCTCGTCGGCCATTCCTATGGTGGCGGCGTCATCACCCAGGCGGGCGACAATCCCAAGGTCGCCAGCGTGGTCTACGTGGCGGCCTTCGCACCCGACGCCGGAGAGAGCATCATCCAGCTTGCCGAGCAGCCCACTCCCGGTGAGCCGCACGCGCCGCTGGTCGGACCTACGGACGGCTTCCTCCTCGTCGATCAGGCGAAATTCCCCGATGCGTTCGCGGCCGGTGCCGACCCGTCGCTGACCCGATTCATGGCTGCCGGCCAGGTGCCGTGGGGCGTCGCGGCGGTGCAGTTCAAGTTCACCAAGGTGGCATGGAAGGTGAAGCCCACCTCGTTCATGGTGACGACCAAGGATTTCATGATCCCGCCAAGCCAGCAGCGTACGATGGCCAAGCGTACCGGCGGCAAGGTGCTGGAAATCGCCAGCTCGCACGCGGTGATGCTCACCCACCCGAAGGAAGTCGCAAGCTTCATCGAGGCCGCGGCGACCGCGAAGAAGTAA